The Ramlibacter sp. PS4R-6 nucleotide sequence TCCCGGTGAGCAACCTGTACGAGGTGTTCGTCCTGTTCTGCTGGCTCACCGCCGCCTTCTACCTGTACTTCGAGGACCACTACGACACGCGCGCGCTCGGCGCATTCGTGATGCTGGTGGTCAGCGCCGCGGTCGGCTTCATGTTCTGGTACGCGGTGGTGCGCGAGGCGCACGAGATCCAGCCGCTGGTGCCCGCGCTCAAGAGCTGGTGGATGAAACTGCACGTGCCCGCCAACTTCATCGGCTACGGTACGTTCTCGCTGGCGGCGATGGTGTCGCTGGCCTACCTGCTCAAGCAGGCGTCCGCGCGCTCGCTGTGGATCGGCCTGGTGGGATTCCCCGCGGCCTTCGGCATCGGCATCCCGGCCCTGTTCCTGGCTTTCGGCGGCCTCGCCGCGGACACCGCGTCCAGCGTGCTGCGCACGATGTCGATCGCGGCGACGCTGGTCGCGATCGACGCCGCGCTGGTGGCCTTGCGTTCGCGCATCAACCCGGCGACGCCGTCGCTCGAAGTGCTCGACGACGTGATGTACAAGTCCATCGCCGTCGGCTTCGCCTTCTTCACCATCGCCACAGTGCTCGGCGCGCTGTGGGCCGCCGAGGCCTGGGGCGGCTACTGGAGCTGGGACCCGAAGGAAACTTGGGCGCTGATCGTCTGGCTCAATTACGCGGCCTGGCTGCACATGCGCCTGATGAAGGGCCTGCGCGGCGGTGTCGCGGCCTGGTGGGCCTGCGTCGGCCTGCTGGTGACGACTTTCGCCTTCCTCGGCGTGAACATGTTCCTGTCGGGCCTGCACAGCTACGGCAAGCTCTGAGCGCGGCGCGGGGTCTTGGCATCCATGTAAGACTCGGCCGCGTATCCCGACCAAGGCCAGGAAGGAAGCTGCCATGCTGATCAGGACACGCGACGACGGATTCATCCACCCGCTTTCCAGCGAGATCACGCCGCGCGCGGTGTACGAGCAGCGGCGCGGGTTCATGAAGCTCATGGCAGCCGGCGCCGCCGGTTCCGTGCTGGCATCCTGGGCCTCGCGCGAAGCCTTCGCGCAGGTGGCGCGCCCGGGCAAGCATGCGGTGTTGCAGACGGTGAAGTCCGGCGTCCCAGGCGCGACCACGATGGAGAAGGTCACCGACTACAAGGACGCCAGCACCTACAACAACTTCTACGAGTTCGGCACCGACAAGTCCGACCCGGCGAAGAACGCGCACACCCTGAAGACGACGCCGTGGACCGTGGAGGTCACGGGCCTCGTCAAGAAGCCGGGCAAGTACGCGATCGAGGACCTGCTGAAGCTCGCGCCGCTGGAAGAGCGCATCTACCGCCTGCGCTGCGTCGAAGGCTGGTCGATGGTGATCCCCTGGGTCGGCTACTCGCTGTCGAAACTGGTCGAAAAGGTCGAGCCGCTGGGCGGCGCGAAGTTCGTGGAGTTCGAGACGCTGGCGGACCGCAACACGATGCCTTTCGTCGGCTCGCGCGTCCTCGACTGGCCCTACGTCGAGGGCCTGCGCCTGGACGAGGCAATGCATCCGCTCGCGCTGCTCACCTTCGGCATGTACGGCGAGGTGCTGCCCAACCAGAACGGCGCGCCGGTACGGCTGGTGGTGCCGTGGAAATACGGCTTCAAGAGCGCCAAGAGCATCGTGCGCATCCGCTTCTCGCCCACCGAGCCGAAGACGGCGTGGAACAAGGCGGCGGCCAACGAGTACGGTTTCTTCAGCAACGTGAATCCCAACGTGGACCACCCGCGCTGGTCGCAGGCCACCGAGCGGCGCATCGGCGAGGGCGGCGGGCTGTTCGCCAAGCGCACCAAGACGCTCATGTTCAACGGCTACGAGGCGCAGGTCGGGCAGCTGTACGCCGGCATGGACCTGAAGAAGTTCTACTGATCGCACGGTGAATGCCGCCAAGGCCCTGATGCACCCGGCGGCGAAGCCCGCCGTCTTCGTGCTGTCGCTGCTGCCGTTCGCGTGGCTGTTCTACGCGGCGGCCACCGACAACCTCGGCGCGAACCCGCAGGAGTATTTGATCCGATCGCTCGGCGACTGGACGCTGCGCTTCCTGTGCCTGACGCTTGCCGTCACGCCGCTGCGCATGATCACGGCAACGCCCGCGCTCGCGCGCTTTCGCCGCATGCTGGGGCTCTTCACCTACTTCTACGTCGTGCTGCACCTGCTGGCCTACAGCGTGTTCGACAAGGAACTGGTGTGGTCCGAGATCGCGAAGGACATCGCCAAGCGGCCGTTCATCCTCGTGGGGTTCACCGCGTTCGTGCTGCTCACGCCGCTGGCGTTGACGTCGTTCAACCGGGCGGTCAAGGCGCTGGGCGCCAGGCGCTGGCAGGCGCTGCACAAGCTGGTCTACGTGATCGCCGGGCTGGGCATCCTGCACTTCTTCTGGATGCGGGCCGGCAAGAACAACTTCGCCGAGGTGTTCGTCTACGCGGGCATCCTGGCCGCGCTGCTTGGCTGGCGCGTGTGGAACCGCTTCAAGCCCCGGGCAGCAGCTTCTCCACCCGCATCAGGTCCGCAGGCGTCTCGCGCTCGCGGATGACGAAGGCGCGGTCGCCGTCGACCAGTACCTCCGCGGCGCGGCCTCGCGTGTTGTAGTTGCTGGCCATGCTCATGCAGTACGCGCCTGCCGACATCACGGCGAGGAAGTCCCCGGGCTGTGCCGCAAGCTCGCGGTCGCGGCCGATCCAGTCGCCGCTTTCGCACACGGGGCCGACGACGTCGTAGGGCGACGAATTGCCTGACCGCTTCGCGACCGGTTCGATCGCATGGAAGGCCTGGTACATCGCGGGCCGCGGCAGGTCGTTCATGGCGGCATCGACGACGCAGAAGTTCTTGTGCTCGCCCGGCTTGAGGTACAGCACCTCGGTCACGCAGATCGCTGCGTTCCCGACGAGCGAGCGGCCGGGCTCGATCATGAAGCGCCGCTGGCCGAAGCCGCGCGCATCGATGCGCTCGAACAGCTTGCGCCACAGCGCGTCCGCCGCCGGCGGCGCGTCGCCCTTGTAGGTGATGCCCAGCCCGCCGCCGAAGTCGATGTGGTGCAAGGGGATGCCCGCGCCCTCGATCGCCTGCACCAGGTCGAGGATGCGCTCCATCGCGTCGAGGTAGGGGCCCTCGTCGGTGATCTGCGAGCCGATGTGGCAATCGATGCCTTCCACGCGCAGCCCGGGCAGGGCGGCCGCGCGGCGGTACGCATGCAGCGTGCGGTCGTGCGCGATGCCGAACTTGTTGCCCTTCAGGCCCGTGGAGATGTAGGGATGCGTCTTGGGGTCGACGTCGGGGTTGACTCGGATGCTGATGGGCGCGACCTGGCCCAGCTCGACCGCCACGCCGTTGAGCACTTCGAGTTCGGCTTCGCTCTCGACGTTGAAGCAGCCGATGCCGGCCTCGAGCGCGCGCTTCATCTCGGCGCGCGTCTTGCCCACGCCTGAGAAGATGATGTCCTGCGGCTTGCCTCCGGCCGCGAGCACACGCTCGAGCTCGCCGCCCGAGACGATGTCGAAGCCGCAGCCGGCCTGCGCGAACACCTGCAGCAGGGCCAGCGACGAATTGGCCTTCATCGCGTAGCAGATGCGGAAGTCGCGGCCCGCGAAGCCGCGCTGGTACGCGGCCAGCGCGGCCAGCATGGAAGCCTTGGCGTACACGAAGAGCGGCGTGCCATGCCGGCGTGCGAGGTCCCCCACGCGGACGCGCTCGGCGAAGAGCTCGTCGCCCTGGTAGTGGAAATGGGGTGCGCCGGGAAGGCTCGTCGTCGTCATGGCCGCGGCGCGGGGTTGGCCTGCCCGGTGCCCGTGTTCGTCACGGCCGAGTCGGGCGGGGTCGGGTTGAGCGTCTGCGGCAGCGTTGCGCGCGCGGCGGCGGCATCGCCGGTGGGCAGGTACAGCGGGCCCTTCTGCCCGCAACCCGCGAGGGCCGCGAGGACAAACGCGATGCCTAGAATGGGGCGCAAGAACTTTGTCACCGCCGGATTGTAATGACCGACCCCGAATTCATGGACCGCGCGGAAGCGCTGCTGGCGCGCGTGGAGGCGGGCTGCGACCGCATCAACGACGAGACCGACGCCGACGTCGACAACCAGCGCGTGGGCGGGATGGTGACGCTCACCTTCCGCAACGGCACGCAGATCATCGTGAACCTGCAGAAGCCGCTGCACGAGGTGTGGATGGCCGCACGCGCCGGCGGCTTCCACTACAGGTTCGACGGCGCCGCGTGGATGGACACCAAGGGCAACGGCGAGTTCTTCGCCAACCTCTCGCAGTACGCCAGCCAGCAGGCCGGCGTCGCGCTGGCCTTCGACTAATTCCGGAACAGGTCGAGGATGCTCTTGCGCTCCTCGGGCGAGGAGGGCGACTTCATCTGCGTTGCCGGCGCGTCCGGGCCGCGGTCGTAGGGCGTTCCGCCCGGCTGCGTGGGCGGCGGTGCGCCGGTGCCCGTGATGCCGTCGAGCGAGGTGCCGCCCACGTTGCTCACGCCGCCCCCGCGCGCGTATTCTTCGTAGTACCACTCGCCGCCGACGTTGACTACGCCTTCGGGCGCTGACGGCTCCATGATCGGCACGCCCTTGAGCGCCGTCTCCATGAAATTGATCCACACCGGCAGGCTCAGGCCGCCGCCGGTCTCGCGGTCGCCCAGCGACTTGGGCTGGTCGTAGCCGACCCAGACGATCGCCACCAGCGAGGGGTGGTAGCCGTTGAACCACGTGTCGACCGAGTCGTTGGTCGTGCCGGTCTTGCCGTAGATGTCGGGGCGCTTGAGCGTGGCCTGCGCCTTCGCCGCCGTGCCAGCGCGCGTGATCTCCTGCAGCAGGCGGTTCATGATGAAGGCGTTGCGCGCGTCGATTGCGCGCACCGATTCGTTGGGCAGCGGCGGCTGGCTTTCCACCAGGGTCTTGCCCTTCTGGTCGGTGATCTTCGTGACCAGCCACGGGTT carries:
- the ccsB gene encoding c-type cytochrome biogenesis protein CcsB, which encodes MNTATTTLTLTPGYLSTRTWFDWLFAAIVAAGGAYVFANYAQYMDVYEKGILVGAVPAAIWIGWFWRPLRALMLVVAGAALLSIASYAGDLARAESVFWLKYFLSSQSAILWMSVLFLMATLFYWIGFFARGQAAAMTRIGSGLVWAAVAMALIGTMARWYESYLIGPDIGHIPVSNLYEVFVLFCWLTAAFYLYFEDHYDTRALGAFVMLVVSAAVGFMFWYAVVREAHEIQPLVPALKSWWMKLHVPANFIGYGTFSLAAMVSLAYLLKQASARSLWIGLVGFPAAFGIGIPALFLAFGGLAADTASSVLRTMSIAATLVAIDAALVALRSRINPATPSLEVLDDVMYKSIAVGFAFFTIATVLGALWAAEAWGGYWSWDPKETWALIVWLNYAAWLHMRLMKGLRGGVAAWWACVGLLVTTFAFLGVNMFLSGLHSYGKL
- the msrP gene encoding protein-methionine-sulfoxide reductase catalytic subunit MsrP, coding for MLIRTRDDGFIHPLSSEITPRAVYEQRRGFMKLMAAGAAGSVLASWASREAFAQVARPGKHAVLQTVKSGVPGATTMEKVTDYKDASTYNNFYEFGTDKSDPAKNAHTLKTTPWTVEVTGLVKKPGKYAIEDLLKLAPLEERIYRLRCVEGWSMVIPWVGYSLSKLVEKVEPLGGAKFVEFETLADRNTMPFVGSRVLDWPYVEGLRLDEAMHPLALLTFGMYGEVLPNQNGAPVRLVVPWKYGFKSAKSIVRIRFSPTEPKTAWNKAAANEYGFFSNVNPNVDHPRWSQATERRIGEGGGLFAKRTKTLMFNGYEAQVGQLYAGMDLKKFY
- a CDS encoding sulfite oxidase heme-binding subunit YedZ produces the protein MHPAAKPAVFVLSLLPFAWLFYAAATDNLGANPQEYLIRSLGDWTLRFLCLTLAVTPLRMITATPALARFRRMLGLFTYFYVVLHLLAYSVFDKELVWSEIAKDIAKRPFILVGFTAFVLLTPLALTSFNRAVKALGARRWQALHKLVYVIAGLGILHFFWMRAGKNNFAEVFVYAGILAALLGWRVWNRFKPRAAASPPASGPQASRARG
- the lysA gene encoding diaminopimelate decarboxylase, translating into MTTTSLPGAPHFHYQGDELFAERVRVGDLARRHGTPLFVYAKASMLAALAAYQRGFAGRDFRICYAMKANSSLALLQVFAQAGCGFDIVSGGELERVLAAGGKPQDIIFSGVGKTRAEMKRALEAGIGCFNVESEAELEVLNGVAVELGQVAPISIRVNPDVDPKTHPYISTGLKGNKFGIAHDRTLHAYRRAAALPGLRVEGIDCHIGSQITDEGPYLDAMERILDLVQAIEGAGIPLHHIDFGGGLGITYKGDAPPAADALWRKLFERIDARGFGQRRFMIEPGRSLVGNAAICVTEVLYLKPGEHKNFCVVDAAMNDLPRPAMYQAFHAIEPVAKRSGNSSPYDVVGPVCESGDWIGRDRELAAQPGDFLAVMSAGAYCMSMASNYNTRGRAAEVLVDGDRAFVIRERETPADLMRVEKLLPGA
- the lptM gene encoding LPS translocon maturation chaperone LptM, producing the protein MTKFLRPILGIAFVLAALAGCGQKGPLYLPTGDAAAARATLPQTLNPTPPDSAVTNTGTGQANPAPRP
- the cyaY gene encoding iron donor protein CyaY, with protein sequence MTDPEFMDRAEALLARVEAGCDRINDETDADVDNQRVGGMVTLTFRNGTQIIVNLQKPLHEVWMAARAGGFHYRFDGAAWMDTKGNGEFFANLSQYASQQAGVALAFD